From Microcaecilia unicolor chromosome 11, aMicUni1.1, whole genome shotgun sequence, the proteins below share one genomic window:
- the MLEC gene encoding malectin — protein sequence MLDSRGLGQLVVLLLFFVQLLGAAESSLHEKVIWAVNAGGEAHVDVHGIHFKKDPLEGRVGRASDYGLKLPILRANPEDQVLYQTERYNEESFGYEIPIKEEGDYVLVLKFAEVYFAQSQQKVFDVRLNGHTVVKDLDIFDRVGHSTAHDEIIPMSIKKGKLSVHGEVSTFSGKLHVEFVKGYYDNPKVCALYIMKGAVDEVPKLQPSSCIGEEREEEEEEEYEDGSNNKKTVTKNRVQSGPRTPNPYASDNSSLMFPILVAFGVFIPTLFCLCRL from the exons atgctggactcccGGGGCCTCGGGCAGCTGGTTGTCCTTCTGCTGTTCTTTGTGCAGCTTTTGGGAGCCGCAGAGTCCAGCCTGCACGAGAAGGTGATTTGGGCTGTTAATGCCGGCGGAGAGGCCCATGTGGACGTGCACGGCATTCACTTCAAGAAGGATCCATTGGAAGGAAGAGTTGGCAGAG CCTCTGACTATGGTCTGAAGCTGCCAATTCTGCGTGCTAACCCAGAGGATCAGGTCCTGTACCAAACGGAGCGTTATAATGAAGAGAGCTTTGGCTATGAGATCCCAATCAAAGAGGAGGGAGACTACGTCCTAGTGTTAAAATTTGCTGAGGTCTATTTTGCACAGTCTCAGCAGAAG GTTTTTGATGTACGATTGAATGGCCACACAGTGGTAAAAGATCTGGATATTTTTGATCGTGTGGGACACAGCACAGCACATGATGAGATCATCCCAATGAGCATTAAAAAGGGGAAGCTAAGTGTCCATGGAGAAGTGTCTACCTTTAGTGGAAAGCTCCATGTGGAGTTTGTGAAG GGCTACTATGATAATCCTAAAGTATGTGCACTGTACATCATGAAAGGAGCAGTAGATG AAGTCCCCAAGCTGCAGCCCTCATCCTGCATtggagaagaaagagaagaagaggaggaggaagaatatGAAGATGGCtccaacaataaaaaaacagtTACAAAGAATCGTGTGCAGTCAGGTCCTCGCACCCCAAATCCCTATGCCTCGGACAATAGCAGCCTCATGTTCCCTATCCTGGTGGCCTTTGGTGTCTTCATTCCAACGCTCTTCTGCCTCTGTCGATTGTGA